Proteins encoded by one window of Cloeon dipterum chromosome 2, ieCloDipt1.1, whole genome shotgun sequence:
- the LOC135936360 gene encoding uncharacterized protein LOC135936360: protein MRSQGLSIIAVLLVVLAVSAEALPFLPIIARELAKREAPNHQAAEAPAGFSDAKKQADDPRADGGGLVPGLPSMPGLGGGSESGGSGGGMMFNQPMAMMGGFTMLMMPAQDAMAMAQSFQQFASSMPQMPNLMG from the exons ATGAGGTCTCAAGGGCTCTCGATCATTGCTGTCCTTT TGGTCGTTTTGGCCGTTTCCGCCGAGGCTTTgccatttttgccaattattGCTAGAGAGTTAGCAAAACGG gaagCTCCTAACCACCAAGCGGCTGAAGCGCCTGCCGGTTTTTCGGACGCGAAAAAGCAGGCGGACGACCCTCGTGCGGACGGAGGCGGTTTGGTGCCCGGACTGCCGTCCATGCCCGGCTTGGGGGGCGGCAGTGAGAGCGGCGGCTCCGGAGGCGGCATGATGTTCAACCAGCCAATGGCAATGATGGGTGGGTTCACGATGCTGATGATGCCGGCGCAGGACGCGATGGCCATGGCTCAAAGCTTCCAGCAGTTCGCGTCCAGTATGCCTCAGATGCCAAACCTCATGGGATAG
- the LOC135938188 gene encoding 58 kDa phosphoprotein-like, with product MNKLVAVVALCFLANIAFAAKFNRDEAAEGGSSSGGSIPNMGAFMNQIQGIMEQAQAGNGGGGAENEEGSSGGSGGMFGMLGSIPAMPSGMPEMPTGMPEMPTGMPAGVPGIGGSK from the exons ATGAACAAGCTCGTCGCTGTCGTTGCCCTCTGCTTCCTTg CTAACATTGCATTCGCTGCCAAG ttcaacCGTGATGAAGCAGCCGAAGGTGGCTCTTCCAGCGGCGGAAGCATTCCCAACATGGGCGCTTTCATGAACCAAATCCAGGGTATTATGGAGCAGGCTCAAGCTG gaaacggcggtggcggcgccgAAAACGAAGAGGGAAGCTccggcggcagcggtggcaTGTTCGGTATGCTTGGAAGCATCCCTGCCATGCCCTCAGGAATGCCCGAGATGCCCACTGGTATGCCCGAGATGCCCACTGGTATGCCCGCTGGTGTCCCCGGCATCGGAGGCTCCAAGTAA
- the Gld gene encoding glucose dehydrogenase [FAD, quinone]: protein MDCNCPVTTVGPSLASVCGGAPFMLFMGLLEVFIRSQCDLEDPCRRPGPTPAQLGGRLLLDPPHYDFIVVGGGSAGAVVAARLSEVENWNVLLLEAGGNEPTGVQVPSMFLNYLGSDIDWKYHTEPEDNACLGEEGRKCYWPRGKVLGGTSVINGMMYIRGSRKDFDSWAEAGNNGWSYNEVLPYFLKSEDNQQMDEMDRGYHATGGYLTVTRFPYHPPLSYAILDAGRELGYDTRDVNGERHTGFMIAQTTSRNGSRLSTAKAFLRPVLNERPNLHVLVNSTATKVLIDPSNKRAYGVEFIRDNVTHRVYARKEIVVSGGAVNSPQILLLSGVGPKEDLQPLGIPVIHDLPGVGRNLHNHVAYFVGFTMNDTDTRPLNWATAMEYLLFRDGLMAGTGISETTALINSKYADPAADNPDIQLFFGGYLADCAKSGQVGEVGGENTNSSRHIVIFPALLHPKSRGQIKLKSSNPLEPPAIYARYLTEPEDLKRLVEGVKFAVRLGETQALKRYGFKIDSTKVKGCEQYTFNTDAYWECAVRFKTGPENHQAGSCKMAPPSDPDAVVDSDLRVYGIAGLRVADASIMPTVTSGNTNAPAIMIAEKVADSIKATWLSRKTYTKNV, encoded by the exons atGGACTGCAATTGCCCTGTCACTACGGTAGGGCCGAGCCTGGCCTCCGTATGCGGAGGGGCTCCGTTCATGCTCTTTATGGGCCTGCTTGAGGTGTTCATTCGCTCGCAATGCGACCTCGAGGATCCCTGCAGAAGACCTGGACCAACACCAGCTCAGCTTGGCGGCCGGCTGTTACTCGACCCACCTCATTACGACTTTATTGTGGTCGGCGGTGGCTCTGCTGGTGCTGTGGTCGCAGCTAGACTATCAGAAGTGGAAAATTGGAATGTGCTCCTTTTGGAAGCTGGCGGCAATGAACCCACTGGAGTCcag gttCCTTCAATGTTCCTCAATTATTTGGGCAGCGATATTGACTGGAAATACCACACCGAACCGGAGGACAACGCCTGCCTGGGCGAGGAAGGTCGCAAGTGCTACTGGCCGCGAGGAAAAGTGCTTGGCGGAACGAGTGTAATCAACGGGATGATGTACATACGTGGCAGTCGCAAAGACTTTGACTCCTGGGCCGAAGCTGGCAATAACGGCTGGTCGTACAACGAGGTGCTGCCCTACTTCCTCAAGTCCGAAGACAATCAGCAAATGGACGAGATGGACCGTGGCTATCACGCCACTGGTGGCTACCTGACCGTCACCAGATTCCCTTACCATCCTCCACTGTCTTACGCCATTCTTGATGCTGGACGCGAGCTCGGCTACGACACGCGTGACGTCAACGGCGAGCGCCACACCGGCTTCATGATTGCCCAGACCACCTCTCGCAACGGCTCCCGTCTCAGCACGGCCAAGGCCTTCCTCAGGCCCGTCCTCAATGAGAGACCTAACCTTCACGTCCTCGTCAACTCAACCGCCACGAAGGTGCTGATCGACCCGTCCAACAAGCGCGCTTACGGCGTGGAATTCATCCGCGACAACGTCACGCACCGCGTGTACGCTCGCAAAGAGATCGTGGTGAGCGGAGGCGCCGTCAACTCTCCTCAGATTCTCCTGCTGTCGGGCGTCGGCCCAAAGGAAGACCTCCAACCCCTGGGAATCCCTGTCATCCACGACCTGCCCGGCGTCGGCCGAAACTTGCACAACCACGTTGCCTACTTTGTTGGATTCACCATGAACGACACAGACACCAGGCCTCTTAACTGGGCCACCGCGATGGAGTATCTTCTCTTCCGCGACGGTCTGATGGCCGGCACTGGCATCTCTGAGACGACGGCCCTGATAAACTCTAAGTACGCCGACCCTGCTGCCGACAACCCCGACATCCAGCTCTTCTTCGGCGGATACTTGGCCGACTGCGCCAAGAGCGGACAAGTGGGCGAAGTTGGAGGCGAAAACACCAACTCGTCGAGGCACATCGTCATATTCCCCGCCCTCCTGCATCCGAAATCTCGAGGTCAAATTAAGCTGAAGAGCTCCAATCCTCTGGAGCCACCCGCAATCTACGCCAGGTACCTCACCGAGCCTGAAGATCTCAAGCGACTAGTCGAAGGCGTCAAGTTTGCCGTGCGCTTGGGAGAAACGCAGGCGCTCAAACGTTACGGATTCAAAATCGACTCGACCAAAGTGAAGGGATGCGAGCAGTACACGTTCAACACGGACGCATACTGGGAGTGCGCCGTCCGCTTCAAGACTGGTCCCGAAAACCACCAAGCCGGCTCCTGCAAAATGGCCCCACCTTCCGACCCTGACGCAGTCGTTGACAGCGACTTGCGGGTATATGGAATTGCTGGATTGAGAGTGGCTGATGCGTCCATCATGCCCACTGTGACCAGCGGCAACACCAACGCCCCTGCCATAATGATTGCTGAGAAGGTGGCAGACTCCATCAAGGCAACGTGGTTATCCAGGAAGACCTACACCAAGAACGTCTGA